A window from Cryptomeria japonica chromosome 1, Sugi_1.0, whole genome shotgun sequence encodes these proteins:
- the LOC131036609 gene encoding telomere repeat-binding protein 5 — MESRKRMDYGFQGYQAPPLPRAMRSARGRGAGSRKKNDDENGMVFFELLATVAGNLLQQQEAQKEVSAVQGVNSFDHSEEEGNDLREEESSAEQALLELDKSRIFPPGNDVQRLDFSTKGTKVEPDDQGSSDENTIASGATHWKFAAEELPIKEDPDMSIQTVSKSVSSIHKLDCLRQSSLDNEKVLGMCINTQAANERPMQGISLGDVEDKKGYCTDKERFCTNDCKGKLCLLSHGQGLPESADELAKETLGLVENGEGKGENEIDESKLGHWKRKLHVEDESMHDANSLPASSAVSEETPMSTDTKPPALVSSGSSEDLPVCAGSKPRDSFFNSPNKRIKVCRDDDDNSSGCTTPSRITKNLFKNKYVRGAKLRRSLSKIRQAVSASSIKRKHSEIMSNNTGTIVKGGSLDSGEGFTGQRTVRCSPFKRKRLAKETFSSDPDLHASTASATCLDSNGVDGDPPVCASKIRRAKLSSVASSPMSAAGSSKHSSKKAGDSLVKLSIKSFTIPELFIDMPESATVASLKRAVMEAAMNLLGDGLRVCVLLQGKKLPDESDTLHQLGKSHGGKLDSVGFMLEPNPTSTSQACTEDPLFLLSRAATKTPPRYPTTSTSAQTSVTEGNKSVLKGRSNKTNGTASAEVAVSPAGRTQTDTNQYAKSEYETTTDSLVKTGALPGTLIVHPSIATESAQGLALVPLNHKNPCSELGKRRIRRPFTVNEVEALVQAVEKLGTGRWRDVKLRAFEHAKHRTYVDLKDKWKTLVHTAKIAPHQRRGEPVPQDLLDRVIHAHNYWADEQVKQQAELCL; from the exons ATGGAGTCAAGAAAGAGGATGGACTACGGATTCCAGGGCTATCAGGCCCCTCCTCTACCCCGAGCCATGCGATCTGCAAGg GGGCGTGGTGCAGGATCACGgaagaaaaatgatgatgaaaatggGATGGTGTTTTTCGAATTATTGGCCACTGTTGCTGGAAATCTTTTGCAACAGCAAGAAGCTCAGAAAGAAGTGTCTGCAGTTCAAGGTGTTAATTCATTTGATCATTCTGAGGAAGAAGGAAATGATCTGAGGGAAGAAGAGAGTAGTGCTGAACAGGCCCTCTTGGAATTAGATAAATCTCGCATTTTTCCACCTGGAAATGATGTGCAACGGCTGGATTTTTCAACCAAGGGTACTAAAGTTGAGCCAGATGACCAAGGAAGCTCAGATGAGAATACCATAGCTTCTGGTGCAACCCATTGGAAGTTTGCTGCTGAAGAGCTTCCTATAAAGGAGGACCCAGATATGTCAATTCAGACTGTATCTAAATCTGTTTCAAGTATACATAAACTGGATTGCCTCAGGCAATCTTCTTTGGATAATGAGAAAGTTTTAGGTATGTGTATAAATACACAAGCTGCAAATGAAAGGCCAATGCAAGGCATCTCCCTTGGGGATGTTGAAGATAAAAAGGGATATTGTACAGATAAAGAAAGGTTTTGTACAAATGATTGCAAAGGGAAATTGTGTTTACTTAGTCATGGACAGGGTTTGCCTGAGTCTGCTGACGAGctagccaaagagaccttgggTTTGGTTGAAAATGGCGAAGGAAAAGGGGAGAACGAGATTGATGAAAGCAAGTTAGGACACTGGAAAAGGAAACTTCATGTGGAAGATGAATCGATGCATGATGCAAATTCCCTTCCTGCTAGTTCGGCAGTCAGTGAGGAGACACCCATGTCCACAGATACAAAACCTCCTGCACTGGTTAGTTCAGGCAGCAGTGAAGATTTACCTGTTTGTGCAGGGAGCAAACCCCGAGATTCTTTCTTTAATTCTCCTAACAAAAGGATCAAAGTTTGCAGAGATGATGACGACAACTCTTCTGGATGTACCACTCCATCCAGAATAACCAAAAATTTGTTCAAAAACAAGTATGTCAGGGGAGCAAAACTTAGAAGATCACTGTCAAAGATCAGGCAAGCAGTTTCAGCTTCTTCCATAAAGCGCAAGCACTCTGAAATAATGTCCAATAATACAG GTACTATTGTAAAAGGTGGATCTCTTGATTCTGGAGAAGGCTTCACAGGGCAAAGGACAGTAAGGTGTTCACCTTTTAAAAGGAAGAGGCTAGCCAAAGAAACCTTTTCTTCTGACCCGGATTTGCATGCAAGCACTGCTAGTGCAACTTGTCTAGATAGCAATGGGGTAGATGGTGACCCTCCTGTTTGTGCTTCAAAGATTCGCAGAG CAAAATTGTCAAGTGTGGCATCGTCACCAATGTCAGCTGCAGGTTCTTCAAAACATTCATCCAAGAAAGCAGGCGACTCACTTG TGAAGTTGAGCATTAAGTCATTTACAATCCCAGAGCTTTTTATTGACATGCCAGAATCTGCAACTGTTGCCAGTTTGAAG AGAGCAGTGATGGAAGCTGCAATGAATCTTCTCGGAGATGGATTGAGAGTTTGTGTTCTTCTTCAAGGAAAGAAGCTGCCTGATGAGAGTGATACTCTACACCAATTAGGCAAATCGCATGGTGGGAAGCTGGATTCTGTTGGGTTTATGCTAGAaccaaatccaacatcaacatcacaGGCATGCACTGAGGATCCACTTTTTTTGCTCTCTCGAGCAGCAACTAAAACTCCACCAAG ATACCCCACAACATCTACTTCAGCACAGACAAGTGTCACTGAAGGTAATAAAAGTGTACTGAAAGGTAGGTCGAATAAGACAAATGGGACGGCGAGTGCAGAAGTGGCAGTTAGTCCAG CTGGTCGAACACAGACTGATACAAACCAGTATGCAAAGAGTGAATATGAAACAACAACAGATTCTCTAGTGAAAACTGGGGCCCTTCCTGGAACCCTCATTGTGCATCCAAGCATAGCGACTGAAAGTGCACAAGGATTGGCCTTAGTACCATTAAATCATAAGAACCCATGCTCCGAGCTCGGTAAACGGCGGATTCGAAGGCCATTTACTGTTAATGAGGTAGAGGCACTTGTTCAAGCAGTCGAAAAGCTTGGGACTGGCAG GTGGCGGGATGTCAAGCTGCGTGCATTTGAACATGCAAAGCACCGGACCTATGTTGATTTAAAG GACAAATGGAAAACCTTGGTTCACACAGCAAAGATTGCTCCTCATCAGCGAAGGGGAGAACCAGTACCTCAGGATCTGTTGGACAGGGTTATACATGCACATAATTATTGGGCAGATGAACAGGTCAAGCAACAAGCAGAGCTTTGCCTGTAA